The nucleotide window CGATATTAAGCGGGAGTTTGATGAACTGGAGCAACAGTTGCAATCAATGGAAAAGTACGTAACCTCAAATCACTATAATCTTCAACGAGAATTTAATCGTCTGTGAGCCGTTTTCAAAAGCTACAACACCAAACCCGCGACGTTATTCATCGCGGGTTTGATCGTCATATACGTCTGGCTGTAACGGGGTTAAGCGGCGCGGGAAAAACCGCATTAATCACCGGTTTACTTGAGCAGCTATTGTATGCAAACGAAACGCAGCAATTGCCTTATTTTAAAGTAAAGCAACAACAGCGTCTTAATGGCTGTCGCTTACACACCAGCAGTAACTGGCAAGTCTCGCGTTTTGACTACGAAGGGGCAATAGACTGTTTAACCACAGATGTGCCCCGGTGGCCGCAGTCGACACGCGATGTGAGTGAAATACGTGTCGAAATAAAATATAAGCCGCATCGAGGGTTAGCCGGGCGAGTGCTTGATACCCGTCGCTTAACCCTGGACTTAATTGATTATCCAGGCGAGTGGCTGCTGGATTTACCTCTTTTGCAATTGAGCTATGACGAGTGGAGTCAGCAACAGCAGAGCTTACTAAAAGCTGAACTGCGATATAAGCTGGCAGAGAGCTGGTTGACTAAGGTGGAAACGGCAGCAAACGCTGCGTCAGAGGATAAAGCTGAGCAGCAGATACGTGAACTGGCATCGGGTTATCGCACTTTTTTACGCCAGTGCCGGGAGCAAAAATTACTACTATTGCAGCCGGGAAGAATGGTGTTGCCCGGAGAGCTGGAGGGAGCTCCTGCGCTGGAGTTTTTCCCCTGGCCGTTGTCACAACCAGTACCCGATGCCTGGGCGAAACGTCTGCGCGAGAAATACCGTTACTATCAGCAGCATATTGTGACTCCGTTTTATCAAAAGTACTTTAAGCACTTTAACCGGCAGGTTGTGCTAGTTGATGTTCTGCAGGCGTTGCAGAATGGAGAGCATCATTTTGCGGAATTACAGTTGGCAATAAATGAGCTGATGAAGAGCTTTTCATATGGCAATAACAGTTTGCTTAAGAGGTTGATGTCGCCGGTTATTGATAAAGTCGCGCTGGTTGCGACAAAAGCCGACAGTATTGCCCCGCAAGACCATCAAAAACTGACGGAATTATTGCGTGTTATGACGCAGAAGCAGCGTCAGGAATTACAGTTTGATCAAATACCGCACCAGGTATTTAGCGTTGCTGGTATTGCCACCAGTCAAATTAAGAAATTAAGTAACGGCACAACAGTTCTGGACGGAATTAATGAAAACCGTGAGTTTGTGCGGGTTGGGGCACCCGAGGTACCTGATGCCATACCAACAGCTGCAGACTGGCAACAAGGCTATATTTATCCGCAGTTTTATCCCGGCTTCACCGCGCAGAATTCACCTCTGCCGCACATCCGGCTGGACCAGCTACTTGAATACGTTCTGGGAGATAAACTCAAATGAGCGATCCGCGCAAATTAACTTACTATCCGGTGGATGAACCAGCGGTGGAATTTTCTGATACTTATAATACGCCCGGGCAACCCGGACACGAACCTGTTTCCGGCCAAGCAACTGCGGGCGCAAAGTCTGGTCGCTGGGGTAAGTGGCTGGCACTGGGATTAGTTGTTGCTTTAACCGCCGCCGTTATTGAATCGGTATTGATGGTTATTGAGCGTTTTCAACAGAATATATTTTTAGGCAGTTTATGGGCGGTTGGTTTTGGTGTGATTGCGTTGGCACTATTGGGCTTTATGGTGCGCGAAATCAGGTTGCTGCAAAAGTTGAAACGGCGCTGGAAAAAACAGTCTGAAGATTCCAAACCGGAGCAACAGTTACAGCTTCTGCAACATCCGGATTTAGAACATCGCTGGCAGCAAATTAAACAACCGTACTGGTCTGCGGATGAAGAACGTGAACGCTTTGAAGTGGACGTTTTAAACCGTATAGACCAGCAGGCTACCCGTATTATCAGTCGCTGGGCGGCAGAAGCTTCGGCTATGGTTGCAGTGAGCCCCTTTGCTTTGTTGGATATGCTTATCGTTATGTGGCGTAACCAGCGGATGATATCGCGTATTGCCCAGTTGTACGGCGTAAAACTGGGGTACTGGGCCAGAGTTCGCTTATGGCGCCAGGTGTTTGCCAATATTGTCTACGCAGGGCTTAGCGAAGTCGCGGTAGATTTAGGCGCTCAGTGGGTTAGTGCTGAACTATTAACGCGTTTATCAACCCGGGCCGGACAAGGTTTAGGAGCCGGTTTGCTTACCGCCAGACTGGGCTACCAAGTGATTGAATTATGCCGACCCATGCCGTTCGAAAAGGTCAAAAAGCCGGGCTATTTAAAACTGCAAAAAGACTTACTAAGTCAGCTAAAGAGCGTTTTACCTTTTGTTTATAAATCGCGTCAGGCAAAGGCTACAGCAACATCTGAGCAGGAAGTGGAAAACTAGCGTTACAGTTGTTTGAAGCTTTGACACAGCGCAAAGATTGCCAACTAAGGTAAGCTCGTTGCACTCTAGTTGCTCGTTAACAATTTTCTGACAAACGAGCCAAAACGCATGTCTACTGATTTAAAACCACATAATAATAAATGGCAGCCAGCGACTCAGGTAATTCATGCCGGAGCCGCGCATGACGACCCTCATGGGGCGTTGACCGCTCCACTTTATCAGACATCGACTTTTCGGTTTTCTTCTGCCGAGCAGGGCACTCGTCGCTTTGCTGGTGAGGAAGAAGGCTACATTTACAGCCGTTTAGGTAATCCGACAACAGCTGAATTAGAGCGCCGGATGGCATCGCTTGAAGGCTATGAAGCTGCTGCGGCGGCTGCGACAGGAATGGGCGCTATTGCGGCTGCTACTATGGCTTTTGTGCGCAGCGGTGATCATATTGTGGTATCCGATGCCATATACGGCTGTAGCTTTGCATTGTTCAGCGAATTGTTTGAGCGCTTTGGTGTTGAAGCCGACTTTATTGATTTAAACAACGAAGGCTTATTGAAAGAAACTCTGCGAGAAAATACCCGGCTAGTTTTTCTGGAAACTCCGGCTAACCCTCATCTGAAAGTGGTTGATATCGAAAAAGTTCATGCCGTCATTGCTGACTTAGACATTCGCCTGGTGGTGGATAATACCTTTATGACGCCGCTGATGCAGCAGCCTAAACGACATGGTGCCGATATTGTTGTGCATAGTGCAACCAAATTTCTTAACGGGCACGGCGATGTGGTAGCCGGCATTATCTGTGGCAGTGACGATGATATCAATACCATTAAAAGCACAACCTTAAAAGACATGGGCGCCACCATTAGTCCACACGACGCCTGGCTTATACTGCGTGGTCTGAAAACTCTCGACGTGCGCATGCAGCGCCACTGTGAAAACGCCGATGCGGTTTATGATTTTTTGGCCGCGCGTAACGATATTAAGAAGATATACTACCCCGGAGCGCCTGACCACGAGGCGCAGGCTTTAATGGGTAAGCAGATGAGCCGTAACGGGGCGGTTATCGCTTTTGAACTGGAAGGCGATGAAGCGAAAGCACGTTACTTTCTGAATCAATTGCGAATGATAGCTCTGGCGGTGAGCCTGGGTGACGCTGAAACTCTCATTCAACACCCGGCGTCAATGACGCATTCTCCGTATACTCCGGAGGCTCGTCTTAAAGCGGGAATTTCGGATACATTGATTCGAATTGCGGTAGGCTTAGAAGCAGCAGACGATATTATCGCAGATCTTGAACAAGCGTTAGAAGCTTGCCGTGTGCAATGGCAGCAATCTGCGTAATCTGAACTAATAATAACAAAAACGATCAAACATTAATGAGGAAGCAACAAGGCTGAATTATGGGTAAACAAAGTCAATACGTATCAAGGCAACCGGATGAAAACGGTATTATTCACTGGAGCGACGAGGAAAACGGGATTTGGAAAGATCTCGTAGAGCGTCAGCTGGAATGCATACCCGGAAAAGCTTGCGATGAGTATATGAAGGGACTGGAATTACTCGACCTGCCGAAGGATCGCTTGCCACAAATGCATGAAATTAATGAAGTACTGGAGCGAGAAACTGGCTGGCAAGTCGCTCAGGTTCCTGCGTTAATTCCATTTGATGAGTTTTTCCGTTTACTGGCAAACAAGCAGTTTCCGGTAGCGACCTTTATTCGTACACGGGAAGAATTCGATTACTTACAGGAACCGGATATTTTTCACGAAATATTTGGGCATTGTCCGTTATTAACGAACCCGGCGTTTGCGCATTTTACACACCAATACGGTAAGTTAGGTTTGGCGGCCACACCGAAAGAACGAGTTTATCTGGCTCGTCTGTACTGGTTTACCGTAGAGTTCGGGTTGTTAAAAACCGAAGAAGGCATTCGAATTTATGGCGGCGGTATTTTATCCTCACCGGAGGAAACTGAATACGCGGTTAACAGCGATATACCGGAGCGGAAACCGCTGAAAGCCTTAGATGCGCTACGTACACCCTACCGAATTGATATTATTCAACCTATCTACTACACCATAGAGAGTGTGGACGAGCTGTTTAAGATATCCGATATGGATATCATGTCGCTGGTTCATGAAGCGATGGAGCTTGGGTTGTTTGAACCGAAATTTCCACCAAAAGATGTAGCCTAAGGCAAAGGAGTATTAAAATATGTCAAACTTGGAAAATGCACGTTGCGAAGCGTGCCATGCAGACGCGCCACAAGTCAGCGATGACGAGTTGAAAGAATTGATGCGTGAAATCCCCGAGTGGACGCCAGTAACAAATGATGGTGTCATGATGCTGCAGCGTGAGTTTAAGTTCAAAAACTTTAAACAAGCAATGGCATTCACGAACCGCGTAGGCGACCTTGCTGAGGAGGAGAAACATCATCCTGAACTGCTCACTGAGTGGGGCAAGGTAACGGTTACTTGGTGGACTCACTCCATTAACGGTTTACATAAAAACGACTTCATTATGGCGGCAAAAACTGACGGTGCGCTTGAAGCTTAAGTAAGTCTTTCGATGAACGGCATGGAACCCCGGTCTATTGGCCGGGGTTTTTGTTTTTTCAGCCGTAACAATAGTGTATTATTTGCTTTACATTTAGTTGAATGCAGTTGGGTTTATGCGACTTGAGATAACGTGTGATGACCGTCTTGGTATTTGTCAGGATGTTCTGCAAATTTTGCGAGACCACGAAATTGATTTACGTGGTATTGAAGTCGATCCTAAAGGAAAAATATTCCTCAATTTTCCCGAATTAGCTTTCGATGACTTTCGGCATTTGATGCCTCAAATTCGTCGCATTCCCAATATTATTGACGTAAAAACCATCCCTTACATGCCGTTTGAACGCGAGCATTATGAATTTAGTTTATTACTAAGCACCTTGCCGGACCCCGTTCTCTCTATAGATAGTAAAGGCCATATCGACATTATCAATGACGCAGGTTTACGGTTGTTAGCGGGTCAGGAAGACAACCTGAAAGGTGAGCCGTTGATGCATTACGTGCATGGCATCTCTTTACAGCGCTGGCTGGATAAACAACCCCGGGATCCTATTTACGAAGCTGTAACGATAGGCAATTCTGAATACTACGCACAATTATTGCCTATTTGGGTTAATGATGAGGAAGGTCGCACAGCGTTTGCCGGTGCGGTAATGACTTGTAAGTCAGAGCCCGTAACTGCAACCTGGCAGAGTGAGGATAATGAAAAAGCCTTTGAACGTCTCTTAACCGATAACAGCACGATGAAGCGTGTGATTAAAGATGCTCAGCGCATGGCTGAACTTGACGCGCCGCTGTTAATTGAAGGTGAAACGGGTGTTGGTAAAGAGCTGTTGGCAAAAGCCTGTCACTTAGCTAGCCAGCGCCAGGATAAACCCTTTTTGGCCATAAACTGTGCAGCACTGCCAGACAATGTTGCTGAGAGCGAACTGTTCGGTCATGGAGAAGGCAGCATAAGCAGCCAGAGCACTCGTAAAACCGGGGTTCTGGAGCAATCTGCCGGGGGCACTGTGTTACTGGACTCAGTCAGTGAAATGTCCATTGGCCTGCAGGCAAAATTACTGCGCTTTTTAGAAGATGGCGTGTTTCGCCGTATAGGTGAAGAGCAGGAAGTGAGTGTAGACGTAAGGGTCATTTGCACAGCCCAGGGTAACCTCTATGAACTTGTTGAAAACGGTGAGTTTCGCGAAGACCTATATTATCGGCTTAACGTCCTGGCACTGAATGTCCCGCCGCTGCGTGAACGCAAAAGCGATATTTTATTGTTGGCAGAGCATTTTGTGATTCAGGCTTGTAAGAGACTCGGGCGCAGTCAGGTAAACTTAAGCCGGGCGGCGAAAGAGCGACTCAAACGTTATCAATGGCCGGGTAATGTGCGCCAGCTGGAAAATACCATGTTCCGTTCGGTTTCAATGATAGAAGGTTATACGCTGGAGCCCGCCGATATCCGTTTGCCGGAGTTGAGTCAGGAAGATGACCAACTAGCACTGGATATCGACGATATGAGTCTGGACGATGCGGTACGTCGTTTTGAGAGCCACGTATTACGCCGTTTGTATCCTAGCTTCCCCAGTACACGTCAATTGGCAAAACGCTTAGGACTTTCCCATACCGCAGTGGCTAATAAATTACGCGATTATGGCATTGGTAAGCAACGCAGCGGTCGTGCCCGTAAAGCAGAACAGACAAAAAAGTAGCCTTGTAACAAAAGCTTTACAAGTTAACCAGGCTGTACCTTGATCCAGAGCAAGTGTTCAGCCTGTACATTAAGCTTTACGTTTAAACGTTAACTTAAGCAATTTCCTATTTTCCTTTCTTATTCGCCTTTTCTCCACAACTAGCGCTACAGTCATGGTGTTAACAACCGAATAACAAGAGGAAGTCACCATGACAGATAAAATGATTAATCCGTTAAATACAGACGGTTTTGAGTTCGTTGAGTATACCGCTCCGGACCAGAAAGGCATTGATGCTTTAAAAGACTTGTTCGACAAACTGGGTTTCACTGAAGTGGCTAAGCACAACAGCAAGCAGGCCTGGTTGTACAAACAGAACGACATTAATTTCATTATTAACGCTGAACCGGGTGGGCAGGCTGAAGAGTTTGCGAAAGACCATGGTCCAAGTGTTTGTGGTATGGCATGGCGCGTGGAAGATGCAGCCCATGCATTGAAGCACTCACTTGAAAATGGTGCTAAAGCTTTCCCTGCCGATAAAGGCGTTGTAGAAGGTGTACCTGCGGTGTTTGGTATTGGCGAAAGTGCGTTGTATTTTGTCGACAACTACGAAAACCATGAAATTTATAAGCAGCATTTCGACTTCTACGAAAACTGGGAAGCGAAAATGAGCGAGCACGCCGCTGGCCTGTTTGAAATAGATCATCTGACGCACAACGTATTCCGCGGCAACATGGATACCTGGGCTGGCTTTTATGAGCGCATTGGTAACTTCCGTGAAATTCGCTACTTTGATATTGAAGGCAAACTGACAGGCTTGTTAAGCCGGGCTATGACAGCACCTTGCGGTAAAATCCGTATTCCAATTAACGAATCTCACGATGACAAATCGCAAATTGAAGAATACTTAAAAGAGTACAAAGGTGAAGGCATTCAGCATATTGCTTTAACCAGTGACAATATCTATAAAACCGTAAAAGATCTGCGTTCCATTGGTATGGACTTCATGGATACACCGGAAACCTACTACGAGAAAGTCAATGATCGTGTCGAAGGGCATCAGGAAGATTTAGATGCACTGCGTGAACAGCGCATCCTAATCGACGGAGCACCAACAAAAGACGGCATTTTGCTGCAAATATTCACACAGACCGTTATCGGTCCGGTGTTCTTTGAAATCATTCAGCGTAAAGGCAATGAAGGTTTCGGCGAAGGTAACTTCAAAGCGCTATTCGAAAGTATTGAAGAAGACCAGATCCGCCGGGGAGTGTTAAGCGATGCGTAAATGGATCAGCTTTCCGAAACAGGTGGGCAAGTCGTCTCGACAAGCTCACGCTGATTTTCCGGAGCAGGCCATTTATGAACGTGAAGCTGGTCGTAGTGGCTTTTTCGGCCCGGCCACGCATTTTCACCATCAGCATGCTCCGACCGGTTGGTCGGAGTGGCGTGGGCCCTTGCGTCCACGGGCTTTTGACTTTAATAAGTTAGAAGCCATAGCTCCGGAAAATCCCTGGTTAACGCCTGACTTACTGCACAATAGTAATTGCCGTTTTCGCTTGTGGCATTGCCACAGCAAAATGGATTATTTAGTGCGTAATGCCGACGGCGATGACTTGCTCTTTGTTCATGAAGGCAGTGGTCATCTGCACTGTGACTACGGGCACATTCACCTAGTGAAAGGGGACTACTTCTTAATTCCCCGCTCTACTAACTGGCGGCTAGAACCCGATGAAACCATGCAGTTGCTGATGATTGAGGCAACTAATGGCTCTTATAGCCTGCCAGAGAAAGGCCTGGTGGGTAATCATGCTATTTTTGATCCGGCAGTGCTGGATACGCCGGATATCGATGAGGCGTTTCAGGCTCAATACAGTGAAGAACAGTGGCAGGTGTATGTAAAACGTCATCAGCAGGTGTCGGTTATTACTTATCCTTATAACCCGCTGGACGCGATAGGCTGGCACGGCGAATTAGCTCCGGTTCGTCTGAACTGGCGGGATATCCGACCGTTAATGAGTCATCGTTATCATTTGCCGCCATCGGCGCACACCACGTTTGTTGCGGATCGTTTTGTGGTCTGTACTTTTGTTCCGCGTCCCATTGAGTCAGACCCGGGCGCATTGAAGGTGCCGTTTTACCACAACAATGACGATTACGACGAAGTGCTGTTCTATCATGAAGGTGACTTTTTCAGTCGTGATAATATCGACCGCGGTATGGTAACCTTCCATCCGGCAGGCTTTACTCATGGCCCACACCCGAAAGCATTTAAAGCCGGGCGTGAGCATAAAAAGAAATTCACAGACGAAGTTGCGGTTATGCTTGATACCCGCGATGCCTTGCAAGCAAGCGACGAGGCACTAGCGGTTGAGAACCCGGACTACGTCTACAGTTGGCAGGAGAAATAACAACTTATGAAACTCGCCACATACAGAAATGGTACTCGTGACGGTCAGTTAATGGTGGTCAGCAGAAATTTAAGTTCGGCAGTAGCGGTTCCGGCCATTGCGTCTTGCATGCAAGAGTTGCTCGACAACTGGGACGGTATTGCGCCTAAGCTCGAAAAAATCTATCAGCAGCTTAACGACAGTGACGTTGATGGCAGCGTCCAGTTCGATGAAGCTTTGTGTGAATCACCTTTACCTCGCGCGTATCAGTGGGCCGATGGAAGTGCCTATGTAAACCACGTTGAATTGGTTCGCCGTGCACGTGGTGCTGAAATACCAGAAAGCTTCTGGGAAGATCCTTTAATGTATCAGGGCGGCTCGGATGACTTTTTAGCGCCGTACGATGACATTGAAATGAGCAGTACTGAATGGGGCATTGACTTTGAAGGCGAAGTTGCCGTTATTACTGATGATGTGCCTATGGGTGTTGATGCTAAAACCGCCGGACAACATATTAAGCTGTTGATGCTGGTTAATGACGTATCACTGCGCGGGCTTATTCCTGGCGAGCTGGGCAAAGGCTTTGGTTTCTTTCAGAGTAAACCATCCTCAGCTTTCTCGCCGGTTGCGGTAACACCAGACGAACTGGGCGATGCCTGGGAAGCCAATAAGGTTCATTTACCGCTATTGTCAGAGTACAACGGTAAAGCCTTTGGTAAACCTAATGCGGGTGAAGACATGACCTTTGACTTTGGCCAATTGGTTGCTCATGCAGCGAAGACTCGTCATTTAGGAGCGGGTGCCATTATTGGCTCGGGTACAGTTTCCAATAAGCAGGGAACTGACCACGGAACCGCTATTGAAGAAGGCGGTGTTGGTTACAGCTGTATTGCTGAAGTGCGTATGATTGAAACCATTCGTGATGGCAAGCCGGCGACGCAGTTTATGCAGTTTGGTGACACCATCAAAATGGAAATGAAAGATGATGGTGGTCAGTCAATATTTGGCACCATTAACCAAAAAGTTGTTCAATACGAAGGTCCTGAAAAGTGATGAAACTTTACGGCTACTGGCGCTCAAGCGCCAGTTACCGGGTTCGTATTGCGTTAAACCTGAAAGGGCTGGCGTACGAGTACGAACCGGTGCATTTAGTGAAAGACGGCGGACAACAGCACAGTGAAGCTTATAGAAAGCTTAATCCTGCGCGGTTGGTTCCTACTTTTATAGATGGTGACGTTAGGTTAAATCAGTCCTTAGCCATTATTGAGTATCTGGAAGAGTGCTACCCGGAAACCCCTTTACTGCCCTCTACTCCTGCTGATAAAGCCAGAGTTAGAGCGTTGGCTTATGATCTTGCTTGCGAACTGCAACCCGTCACTAATTTACGGGTGTTGCAGTATTTAACCGGTGAGCTTAACTGTAGCGATGAACAACGTTCTGCATGGATTGCAAACTGGGTAGAAAAAAGTTTTACCGCATTTGAGCAGCGGCTGACCGAATCTGCAGGTGATTATTGCTATGGTAATTCGGTAACATTGGCCGATATCTGTTTGATACCTCAGGTATACAATGCGCAGCGCTTTAATTTGGATTTATCTTCTTATCCAACATTGATGGCAGTGCATGAACGTTTGCAGGCGCTTGACGCAGTGCAACAGGCTCGGCCTGAAAATCAAGCGGATGCACAGTAATCCAGGGATCCTAAAAAGGAAAATAATAATATGGTGAAATCACGTCTGGTGATGGCCATTGGGGCGGCATTGTTTGTCGCCTCTTGCGCATCAACCTCTCCTCAGAATACGAATACTGCTGACACGCAGAAAAACGCACCAACCTTACAAGCTAACTCTCTTGCCAGTGCGCAGGGAACAGCCGAGCTCACTATGGAACAAATTATGGCTGATCCGGACTGGATGGGACGTTTCCCGGAGCAGGCTTTCTGGAGTATGGACGGTGAGGACATTCTTTTTTATCAAAAGCGCGAAGGCAGCGACATTCGTGATTTGATGATGCTGGAAAATGGTGTCGGTGAACCACAGAAAGTGGCTGTAGAAAACTTGCATCAGTATGTGGCCGATGAACAAGTTCATGCAGCTGATGACAGCTTTTTGGCTTATACCTTTGAAGGCAATATTTTTGTTCGTTTTAATGATGGCAGCCTCCGTCAATTAACCCGTGACGATGCCCGCCAGCACAACCTGCAACCCATGACTAATGGTCAGTTAAGTTACCAGCAGGGGAATAACTTTTTTGTTATTGACGTGAACTCGGGCCTAAGCCGCCAGGTTGCTTCATTAGCTTTTAAAGAAAAGCCTAAGGCAAACGAAGAGCCGAAAGATTATCTTGCTCGTGAAGAACAAGCGTTAATTCAGTTCGTGCAAAAAGAGCGCAAAGCAGCAGAGGAACGTTTTGAAAAGCGTTCAAAATTGCAGAAGGAAAACGCAACTTTAGCGCCAGAACCCTTCTACTTACCTGAAGATAAAGAGTTGGTATCGGCCAGTTTGTCACCAAAAGGTGACTTTTTGTTGGTGGCCATTACTGATCCGCAAAGCTGGCGTGATGAAGGCGATATTATGCCGAACTACATCAGCGAAGACGGCCGGGTAAAAAGTGAGAACGTGCGTCGCCGTGTGGCTGATGCCAAGCCGGTTGAACATCAGTTGGTTCTTCTGAATTTAACTAACGGTAGCCAGTCTACTTTAACTTACAACACGTTACCGGGCTGGAACGAAGATGTACTGGCCGAAGTGAAGCGCGAAAACCTTGAAGCAGAAGGCGAAAGCTACACCTCTGAAGAGAAGCC belongs to Idiomarina sp. PL1-037 and includes:
- the maiA gene encoding maleylacetoacetate isomerase — its product is MKLYGYWRSSASYRVRIALNLKGLAYEYEPVHLVKDGGQQHSEAYRKLNPARLVPTFIDGDVRLNQSLAIIEYLEECYPETPLLPSTPADKARVRALAYDLACELQPVTNLRVLQYLTGELNCSDEQRSAWIANWVEKSFTAFEQRLTESAGDYCYGNSVTLADICLIPQVYNAQRFNLDLSSYPTLMAVHERLQALDAVQQARPENQADAQ
- a CDS encoding homogentisate 1,2-dioxygenase → MRKWISFPKQVGKSSRQAHADFPEQAIYEREAGRSGFFGPATHFHHQHAPTGWSEWRGPLRPRAFDFNKLEAIAPENPWLTPDLLHNSNCRFRLWHCHSKMDYLVRNADGDDLLFVHEGSGHLHCDYGHIHLVKGDYFLIPRSTNWRLEPDETMQLLMIEATNGSYSLPEKGLVGNHAIFDPAVLDTPDIDEAFQAQYSEEQWQVYVKRHQQVSVITYPYNPLDAIGWHGELAPVRLNWRDIRPLMSHRYHLPPSAHTTFVADRFVVCTFVPRPIESDPGALKVPFYHNNDDYDEVLFYHEGDFFSRDNIDRGMVTFHPAGFTHGPHPKAFKAGREHKKKFTDEVAVMLDTRDALQASDEALAVENPDYVYSWQEK
- a CDS encoding TIGR01620 family protein produces the protein MSDPRKLTYYPVDEPAVEFSDTYNTPGQPGHEPVSGQATAGAKSGRWGKWLALGLVVALTAAVIESVLMVIERFQQNIFLGSLWAVGFGVIALALLGFMVREIRLLQKLKRRWKKQSEDSKPEQQLQLLQHPDLEHRWQQIKQPYWSADEERERFEVDVLNRIDQQATRIISRWAAEASAMVAVSPFALLDMLIVMWRNQRMISRIAQLYGVKLGYWARVRLWRQVFANIVYAGLSEVAVDLGAQWVSAELLTRLSTRAGQGLGAGLLTARLGYQVIELCRPMPFEKVKKPGYLKLQKDLLSQLKSVLPFVYKSRQAKATATSEQEVEN
- a CDS encoding fumarylacetoacetate hydrolase family protein, producing the protein MKLATYRNGTRDGQLMVVSRNLSSAVAVPAIASCMQELLDNWDGIAPKLEKIYQQLNDSDVDGSVQFDEALCESPLPRAYQWADGSAYVNHVELVRRARGAEIPESFWEDPLMYQGGSDDFLAPYDDIEMSSTEWGIDFEGEVAVITDDVPMGVDAKTAGQHIKLLMLVNDVSLRGLIPGELGKGFGFFQSKPSSAFSPVAVTPDELGDAWEANKVHLPLLSEYNGKAFGKPNAGEDMTFDFGQLVAHAAKTRHLGAGAIIGSGTVSNKQGTDHGTAIEEGGVGYSCIAEVRMIETIRDGKPATQFMQFGDTIKMEMKDDGGQSIFGTINQKVVQYEGPEK
- a CDS encoding trans-sulfuration enzyme family protein, yielding MSTDLKPHNNKWQPATQVIHAGAAHDDPHGALTAPLYQTSTFRFSSAEQGTRRFAGEEEGYIYSRLGNPTTAELERRMASLEGYEAAAAAATGMGAIAAATMAFVRSGDHIVVSDAIYGCSFALFSELFERFGVEADFIDLNNEGLLKETLRENTRLVFLETPANPHLKVVDIEKVHAVIADLDIRLVVDNTFMTPLMQQPKRHGADIVVHSATKFLNGHGDVVAGIICGSDDDINTIKSTTLKDMGATISPHDAWLILRGLKTLDVRMQRHCENADAVYDFLAARNDIKKIYYPGAPDHEAQALMGKQMSRNGAVIAFELEGDEAKARYFLNQLRMIALAVSLGDAETLIQHPASMTHSPYTPEARLKAGISDTLIRIAVGLEAADDIIADLEQALEACRVQWQQSA
- a CDS encoding 4a-hydroxytetrahydrobiopterin dehydratase encodes the protein MSNLENARCEACHADAPQVSDDELKELMREIPEWTPVTNDGVMMLQREFKFKNFKQAMAFTNRVGDLAEEEKHHPELLTEWGKVTVTWWTHSINGLHKNDFIMAAKTDGALEA
- a CDS encoding YcjX family protein; translation: MSRFQKLQHQTRDVIHRGFDRHIRLAVTGLSGAGKTALITGLLEQLLYANETQQLPYFKVKQQQRLNGCRLHTSSNWQVSRFDYEGAIDCLTTDVPRWPQSTRDVSEIRVEIKYKPHRGLAGRVLDTRRLTLDLIDYPGEWLLDLPLLQLSYDEWSQQQQSLLKAELRYKLAESWLTKVETAANAASEDKAEQQIRELASGYRTFLRQCREQKLLLLQPGRMVLPGELEGAPALEFFPWPLSQPVPDAWAKRLREKYRYYQQHIVTPFYQKYFKHFNRQVVLVDVLQALQNGEHHFAELQLAINELMKSFSYGNNSLLKRLMSPVIDKVALVATKADSIAPQDHQKLTELLRVMTQKQRQELQFDQIPHQVFSVAGIATSQIKKLSNGTTVLDGINENREFVRVGAPEVPDAIPTAADWQQGYIYPQFYPGFTAQNSPLPHIRLDQLLEYVLGDKLK
- the hppD gene encoding 4-hydroxyphenylpyruvate dioxygenase, which gives rise to MTDKMINPLNTDGFEFVEYTAPDQKGIDALKDLFDKLGFTEVAKHNSKQAWLYKQNDINFIINAEPGGQAEEFAKDHGPSVCGMAWRVEDAAHALKHSLENGAKAFPADKGVVEGVPAVFGIGESALYFVDNYENHEIYKQHFDFYENWEAKMSEHAAGLFEIDHLTHNVFRGNMDTWAGFYERIGNFREIRYFDIEGKLTGLLSRAMTAPCGKIRIPINESHDDKSQIEEYLKEYKGEGIQHIALTSDNIYKTVKDLRSIGMDFMDTPETYYEKVNDRVEGHQEDLDALREQRILIDGAPTKDGILLQIFTQTVIGPVFFEIIQRKGNEGFGEGNFKALFESIEEDQIRRGVLSDA
- the phhA gene encoding phenylalanine 4-monooxygenase produces the protein MGKQSQYVSRQPDENGIIHWSDEENGIWKDLVERQLECIPGKACDEYMKGLELLDLPKDRLPQMHEINEVLERETGWQVAQVPALIPFDEFFRLLANKQFPVATFIRTREEFDYLQEPDIFHEIFGHCPLLTNPAFAHFTHQYGKLGLAATPKERVYLARLYWFTVEFGLLKTEEGIRIYGGGILSSPEETEYAVNSDIPERKPLKALDALRTPYRIDIIQPIYYTIESVDELFKISDMDIMSLVHEAMELGLFEPKFPPKDVA
- the tyrR gene encoding transcriptional regulator TyrR — protein: MRLEITCDDRLGICQDVLQILRDHEIDLRGIEVDPKGKIFLNFPELAFDDFRHLMPQIRRIPNIIDVKTIPYMPFEREHYEFSLLLSTLPDPVLSIDSKGHIDIINDAGLRLLAGQEDNLKGEPLMHYVHGISLQRWLDKQPRDPIYEAVTIGNSEYYAQLLPIWVNDEEGRTAFAGAVMTCKSEPVTATWQSEDNEKAFERLLTDNSTMKRVIKDAQRMAELDAPLLIEGETGVGKELLAKACHLASQRQDKPFLAINCAALPDNVAESELFGHGEGSISSQSTRKTGVLEQSAGGTVLLDSVSEMSIGLQAKLLRFLEDGVFRRIGEEQEVSVDVRVICTAQGNLYELVENGEFREDLYYRLNVLALNVPPLRERKSDILLLAEHFVIQACKRLGRSQVNLSRAAKERLKRYQWPGNVRQLENTMFRSVSMIEGYTLEPADIRLPELSQEDDQLALDIDDMSLDDAVRRFESHVLRRLYPSFPSTRQLAKRLGLSHTAVANKLRDYGIGKQRSGRARKAEQTKK